In Sphaerisporangium krabiense, the DNA window GACCTCGAGCTCGACGAGCTCCAGGATCTCCTCGTCATCGACCATGTCGGCCTTGTTCAGCGCGACGACGATGTAGGGGACGCCGACCTGGCGGGCCAGGAGGACGTGCTCCTTCGTCTGCGGCATCGGGCCGTCGGTGGCGGCGACCACGAGGATGGCGCCGTCCATCTGCGCGGCACCGGTGATCATGTTCTTCACGTAGTCGGCGTGACCGGGGCAGTCCACGTGGGCGTAGTGGCGCTTCTCGGTCTGGTACTCGACGTGCGCGATGGAGATGGTGATACCGCGAGCCTTCTCCTCGGGCGCCTTGTCGATCTTGTCGAACGGGGTCGCCTCATTGAGGTGAGGGAAACGGTCGTGGAGCACCTTGGTGATCGCCGCGGTCAGAGTGGTCTTGCCGTGGTCGATGTGCCCAATGGTGCCGATGTTCACGTGCGGCTTGGTCCGCTCGAACTTGGCCTTGGCCACTGCTCTGTCTCCTTAGAGATTCTGACGTGACTTGCTACTCACTCGGGCTCGGAGCCCGATGCCCGGGAGGGCGATCGCTCGCCCCCCGGGCCGTCGGGGTCTCGGACCTATTCGCCCCGAGCCTTCGCGACGATCTCCTTGGCGATGCCCGGGGGCACCTCCGCATAGGAGTTGAACTGCATGCTGTAGACAGCCCGGCCCTGGGTCTTGCTGCGCAGGTCGCCCACGTAGCCGAACATCTCTGACAGCGGGACCAGGGCCTGGATCACCTTGGCCCCGGTACGGTCCTCCATCGCCTGGATCTGCCCGCGGCGCCCGTTGAGGTCGCCGATGACGTCACCCATGTAGTCCTCGGGCGTGGTGACCTCGACGGACATCATGGGCTCAAGGATCACGGCGTCGGCGCGGCGCGCGGCCTCCTTGAAGGCCATCGAACCGGCGATCTTGAAAGCCATTTCGGAGGAGTCGACCTCGTGGTAGGTACCGTCCTGGAGGGTGACCTTCACACCCACCATCGGGTAGCCGGCCAGAACGCCGAACTCCGCGGCCTCCTGCGCGCCCGCGTCCACCGAGGGGATGTACTCCCTGGGGATGCGGCCACCGGTGACCTTGTTCGCGAACTCGTAGCCGTCGTTGCCCTCGCCCAGCGGCTCCAGGTCGATGATCACGCGCGCGAACTGGCCGGAACCACCGGTCTGCTTCTTGTGCGTGTAGTCGACCTTCTCCACCTTGCGGCGGATGGTCTCGCGGTAGGCGACCTGCGGGCGGCCGACGTTGGCCTCGACCTTGAACTCGCGGCGCATCCGGTCGACGAGGATCTCCAGGTGGAGCTCGCCCATACCCCAGATGACCGTCTGGCCGGTCTCCTCGTCCCTGCGAACCTGGAAGGAGGGGTCCTCCTCGGCCAGGCGCTGGATCGCGGTGCCGAGCTTCTCCTGGTCGCCCTTGGTCTTGGGCTCGATGGCCACGTTGATGACCGGGGCGGGGAAGTTCATCGACTCCAGGACGACCTGGTTGGTCGGGTCGGAGAGGGTGTCACCGGTGGTGGTGTCCTTCAGGCCCATGACGGCGACGATCTGACCGGCGATCGCCGACGAGCGCTCCTCGCGCTTGTTGGCGTGCATCTGGTAGATCTTGCCGATCCGCTCCTTCTTGCCCTTCACCGAGTTGATCACCGCGGTGCCGGTCTCGAGCGTGCCCGAGTAGATGCGGATGTAGGTGAGCTTGCCCAGGTGCTGGTCGCTCATGATCTTGAAGGCCAGGGCGGCGAACGGCTCGTTCGGGTCCGCGTGCCGCTCGATCTCCTGCTCCTCGTTGCCGACCGCGTGCCCCTTGAAGGCGGGGATGTCGGTCGGGGCCGGGAGGTAGGCGACGATCGCGTCGAGCAGGGGCTGGACGCCCTTGTTCTTGAACGCGGTGCCGCACAGGACCGGGTTGAGCGCGCTGGACAGCGTCGTGCGGCGGATGGCGGCGACGAGCTGCTCCTCGGTGGGCTCGACGCCCTCCAGGTAGAGCTCCATGAGCTCGTCGTCGTTCTCGGCCACGGTCTCGATGAGCTTGTCGCGCCACTCGCGGGCCACCTCGGCGTGGTCGGCCGGGATGTCGACGGTGTCGTACATCTCGCCCTTGGCCGCCTCGGCGCTCCAGAGCAGGCCCTTCATCTTCACCAGGTCGATGACGCCCTTGAAGTCGGCCTCGACGCCCCACGGAAGCTGGATGACCAGCGGCGTGGCGCCCAGGCGCGACACGATCATGTCGACGCAGCGGTGGAACTCGGCGCCGACGCGGTCCATCTTGTTGACGAAGCAGATGCGCGGGACGCCGTAGCGGTCCGCCTGCCGCCAGACCGTCTCGGACTGGGGCTCGACGCCGGCGACGGCGTCGAAGACGGCGACGGCGCCGTCGAGGACGCGCAGGGAGCGCTCGACCTCGACGGTGAAGTCGACGTGGCCGGGAGTGTCGATGATGTTGATCGTGTGATCAAGCCAACTACAGGTGGTCGCGGCGGAGGTGATGGTGATGCCGCGCTCCTGCTCCTGCTCCATCCAGTCCATGGTGGCTGCGCCCTCGTGGACTTCACCGATCTTGTAGTTGATGCCGGTGTAGAACAGGATGCGCTCGGTCGTAGTGGTTTTGCCCGCGTCGATATGGGCCATGATCCCGATGTTGCGGACCCTGGCCAGGTCAAGAGCGGTCGATGTGGCCACTTCTCTCGCGTCCTCGTCGTCTCGTCGTCGCCGCCGGTGTTACCAGCGGTAGTGGGCGAAGGCCTTGTTGGACTCGGCCATCTTGTGGGTGTCCTCGCGCCGCTTCACGCTCGCGCCGAGGCCGTTGCTCGCGTCGAGCAGCTCGTTCATCAGCCGCTCGGTCATGGTCTTCTCGCGGCGGGCGCGGGAGTACTGCACCAGCCAGCGGAGGGCCAGCGTGGTGCTGCGCGCGGCGCGCACCTCCACCGGCACCTGGTAGGTGGCGCCACCGACACGGCGGCTGCGCACCTCAAGGGTGGGCTTGACGTTGTCCAGCGCTCGCTTGAGGGTGACGACCGGGTCGTTGCCCGACTTGTCCCTGCAGCCCTCGAGGGCGTCGTAGACGATCTTCTGAGCGAGCGACCGCTTGCCGCTCAGCAGCACCTTGTTGATGAGCGCGGTGACGAGCGGCGAGTTGAACACCGGGTCTGCGACCAGCTGTCGGCGCCCGGCGGGACCCTTGCGCGGCATCTCAGCTCTTCTCCTTCTTGGCGCCGTAGCGGCTGCGGGCCTGCTTGCGGTTGCGGACACCCTGGGTGTCGAGCGCACCGCGAACGATCTTGTAGCGGACACCCGGCAGGTCCTTCACACGGCCGCCGCGCACGAGCACGATGGAGTGCTCCTGAAGGTTGTGGCCGACGCCCGGGATGTAGGCCGTGACCTCGATGCCGCTGCTCAGGCGGACACGGGCGACCTTACGGAGCGCCGAGTTCGGCTTCTTGGGGGTCGTGGTGTAGACGCGCACGCAGTTGCCGCGAAGCTGTGGGCTTCCTTTGAGCGCCGGAGTCTTGGTCTTAGTGACCTTGTCCTGTCGGCCCTTTCGGACCAACTGCTGAATTGTGGGCACTACTTCTCCGTTTCGCGTCCTGGCCGGTGATACGTCCTTGGGTCGAGTCCGCTCGGCCGTGGCCGGGCTTCGGCTTCCCGTCGTGCATTTCGCAGGTACTGCCGGTGTCATGACCTGCTGATTTACCTCGCACTCCGACCCCCGCGCTCGGGCGTGTCGCGCCCGGCTCACACCCATGCACGAGGTGCGATCGGACTTTGTGGAGGAGTCGCCGCGCGGCCCCGAATCGGGGACACGCCAGCCAGTGCCCACGAGACCGCAGGCACGAAGACCAAGGCTACCCAGCTCGCCACGGCTCGTCAAAACGACTGCCCGGGGCGCGCCCCCGGTGACCCGCGGACCGCTCGGGCGACCGGGCCGAGCAGGGCCGGAGCCCGCCGAACGCCCGGATGGACCACCCGAAGGTCTTCGCGGCTCCCGGCGCCTGCGCCGGTAACCCGAACCTTTCGATCCTCATGAACCGGACGCCGATGGCAACCGGTCCAGGCAATCATCAAAAGTACCACGTACGAAGGAGTGCCGTCCACGTTCCGGCGACGTGGCGACCCTCCGGCCGTCCTCCGATGATCCGCACGCGATTCGCCGGCCCATCGGCCGCGCCGCCCCTGTGCGGCCTCAGACCCGCGCCGGGCCGGATGGGGTCCGTTACCCCACTCCCCTCCTGGGGGGCCGCAGCGGGCTCTTCAGAGCGTCCTCGCGCCCCCTGCGCCGGCCCACCGGCACGGAGCCGGCCGGCGTGAGAACGCCGGATGCCCGGAGAGCCATGCTCTCCGGGCATCCCGTCGTATCGCGCCTAGCGGTTGTACTGACCGAAGTCGTACTCCTCCAGCGGGACGGCCTCGCCGCTGCCCGTGCCGAAGGTGTAGTCGGTCGCGGAGCCGTCGTAGCCGCCGACGGTGTACATCGCCGCCTTGGCCTCCTCGGTCGGCTCGACCCGGATGTTGCGGTACTGGGACATGCCCGTACCGGCCGGGATGAGCTTACCGATGATGACGTTCTCCTTGAGGCCCAGCAGGGAGTCCGACTTGGCGTGGATCGCCGCGTCGGTGAGCACCCGCGTGGTCTCCTGGAACGACGCCGCCGACAGCCACGACTCGGTGGCCAGCGACGCCTTGGTGATGCCCATGAGCACCGGACGGCCGGAGGCGGGGGTGCCGCCCTCGGCGACGACCTCGCGGTTGACCATCTCGAACCGCGGCCGCTCGACGAGCTCGCCGGGCAGCAGGTCGGTGTCCCCGGACTCCAGCACGTTCACGCGCTTGAGCATCTGGCGCACGATGATCTCGATGTGCTTGTCGTGGATCGACACGCCCTGCGAGCGGTAGACCTCCTGCACCTCGGCCACCAGGTGGAGCTGCACGGCCCGCGGGCCGAGGATGCGCAGCACCTCGTTGGGGTTGACGGCGCCGGCGACGAGCTGCTGGCCGACCTTGACGCGCTGTCCCTCGGAGATCAGCAGCCGCGACCGCATCGACACCGGGTAGGCGATCTCGTCGGATCCGTCGTCCGGGGTGATGACGATCTTGCGGGTCTTGTCGGTCTCGTCGATCCGCACCCGGCCGTCGGCCTCGCTGATCGGGGCGACGCCCTTGGGGACGCGCGCCTCGAACAGCTCCTGCACACGCGGCAGACCGTGGGTGATGTCGGCGCCCGCCACACCACCGGTGTGGAAGGTCCGCATCGTCAGCTGCGTGCCGGGCTCACCGATCGACTGGGCCGCGATGATGCCGACCGCCTCGCCGACGTCCACCAGCTTGCCGGTCGCGAGCGAGCGGCCGTAGCAGGTGGCGCAGACGCCGATCTTGGCCTCGCAGACGAGCGCGCTGCGGGTCCTGACCGTCTCGACGCCGGCCTCGACCAGCGCCGTGACGGTCTGGTCGTTGATGTCGACGCCCGCCGAGGCGACGATCTTGCCGTCGACCTCGACGTCCTCGGCCAGGATGCGGCCGTGCACGTTGCTCTCGGCGTTGTCGGCCTTGACCAGCGCGCCGGCCGAGTCGCGCTCGCCGACGTGCAGCGGGACGCTGCGGTCGGTGCCGCAGTCGATCTCGCGGACGATGACGTCCTGCGCGACGTCCACCAGACGACGGGTCAGGTAACCCGAGTCGGCGGTGCGCAGCGCGGTGTCGGCCAGACCCTTGCGCTGTCCGTGGGTGGAGATGAAGTACTCCAGCACCGACAGGCCCTCGCGGAAGGAGGACTTGATCGGCCGCGGGATCGTCTCACCCTTGGTGTTGGACACGAGGCCGCGGATGCCGGCGATCTGCCGGACCTGCATCTTGTTGCCTCGGGCGCCGGAGTTGACCATCATCCAGACGGAGTTGGTCGCCGGGAAGGCGTCCACCATGTCGCTCTCGACGTCCGCCGTGGCGTGCGTCCAGATCTCGATGAGCTCCTGGCGGCGCTCCTCGTCGGTGATCAGACCGCGCTCGTACTCGCGCTGGACCTTGTCGGCCCGCTGCTCGTACCTGTCCATGATCGCGGCCTTGTTGGGCGGCGCGACGACGTCGTCGATGGAGATCGTGACGCCGGAGCGGGTCGCCCAGTGGAAGCCCGCGTCCTTCAGCGCGTCCAGCGCCGCCGCGACCTCGACCTTGGGGTACTTCTCCGCGAGCTCGTTGACGATCGCCGAGAGCTGCTTCTTGCCGATCTGCTCGTTCACGAAGGGGTAGTTGTCGGGCAGCGTCTGGTTGAACAGGCACCGGCCGAGCGTGCTTTCCAGGCGGTAGGTCTCCCCGGCCTCCCAGCCCTCCGGAGCGGCCCAGCCGCGCGGCGGCGGGACGTCCTTCATGCGGACCTGGATCTTGGCCTGGATGTCCAGCTCGTGACGGTCGAACGCCATCAGCGCCTCGGCGACCGAGCCGAAGACCCGGCCCTCGCCCTTGGCGTCGTCGCGCTGGGTGGTCAGCCAGTACAGACCGATGATCATGTCCTGGGTGGGCATGGTCACCGGCTTGCCGTCGGCCGGCTTGAGGATGTTGTTGGTCGAGAGCATCAAAATGCGCGCCTCGGCCTGGGCCTCCGCCGACAGCGGCAGGTGGACCGCCATCTGGTCGCCGTCGAAGTCGGCGTTGAACGCCGTGCAGACGAGCGGGTGGATCTGGATCGCCTTGCCCTCGACCAGCTGCGGCTCGAAGGCCTGGATGCCGAGGCGGTGCAGGGTCGGCGCGCGGTTCAGCAGCACCGGGTGCTCGGTGATGACCTCTTCGAGCACGTCCCACACGACCGGGCGGGCACGCTCCACCATGCGCTTGGCCGACTTGATGTTCTGCGCGTGGTTCAGGTCGACCAGGCGCTTCATCACGAACGGCTTGAACAGCTCCAGCGCCATCTGCTTGGGCAGGCCGCACTGGTGCAGCTTGAGCTGCGGGCCGACGACGATGACCGAACGGCCGGAGTAGTCGACGCGCTTGCCGAGCAGGTTCTGGCGGAACCGGCCCTGCTTGCCCTTGAGCATGTCGGACAGCGACTTCAGCGGACGGTTGCCGGGCCCGGTGACCGGGCGGCCGCGGCGGCCGTTGTCGAACAGCGCGTCGACGGCCTCCTGGAGCATCCGCTTCTCGTTGTTGACGATGATCTCGGGCGCGCCCAGGTCCAGCAGGCGCTTGAGGCGGTTGTTCCGGTTGATGACCCGGCGGTACAGGTCGTTGAGGTCGGAGGTCGCGAAGCGGCCACCGTCCAGCTGCACCATCGGGCGAAGGTCCGGCGGGATGACCGGGATGCAGTCCAGGACCATGCCGTTCGGCGAGTTGCGCGTCGTGAGGAAGGCCGAGACGACCTTCAGGCGCTTCAGGGCGCGGGCCTTCTTCTGACCCTTGCCGCTGCGGATGGTCTCGCGCAGCGACTCGGCCTCGGCGGC includes these proteins:
- the rpsL gene encoding 30S ribosomal protein S12 — its product is MPTIQQLVRKGRQDKVTKTKTPALKGSPQLRGNCVRVYTTTPKKPNSALRKVARVRLSSGIEVTAYIPGVGHNLQEHSIVLVRGGRVKDLPGVRYKIVRGALDTQGVRNRKQARSRYGAKKEKS
- the fusA gene encoding elongation factor G; translation: MAHIDAGKTTTTERILFYTGINYKIGEVHEGAATMDWMEQEQERGITITSAATTCSWLDHTINIIDTPGHVDFTVEVERSLRVLDGAVAVFDAVAGVEPQSETVWRQADRYGVPRICFVNKMDRVGAEFHRCVDMIVSRLGATPLVIQLPWGVEADFKGVIDLVKMKGLLWSAEAAKGEMYDTVDIPADHAEVAREWRDKLIETVAENDDELMELYLEGVEPTEEQLVAAIRRTTLSSALNPVLCGTAFKNKGVQPLLDAIVAYLPAPTDIPAFKGHAVGNEEQEIERHADPNEPFAALAFKIMSDQHLGKLTYIRIYSGTLETGTAVINSVKGKKERIGKIYQMHANKREERSSAIAGQIVAVMGLKDTTTGDTLSDPTNQVVLESMNFPAPVINVAIEPKTKGDQEKLGTAIQRLAEEDPSFQVRRDEETGQTVIWGMGELHLEILVDRMRREFKVEANVGRPQVAYRETIRRKVEKVDYTHKKQTGGSGQFARVIIDLEPLGEGNDGYEFANKVTGGRIPREYIPSVDAGAQEAAEFGVLAGYPMVGVKVTLQDGTYHEVDSSEMAFKIAGSMAFKEAARRADAVILEPMMSVEVTTPEDYMGDVIGDLNGRRGQIQAMEDRTGAKVIQALVPLSEMFGYVGDLRSKTQGRAVYSMQFNSYAEVPPGIAKEIVAKARGE
- the rpsG gene encoding 30S ribosomal protein S7 gives rise to the protein MPRKGPAGRRQLVADPVFNSPLVTALINKVLLSGKRSLAQKIVYDALEGCRDKSGNDPVVTLKRALDNVKPTLEVRSRRVGGATYQVPVEVRAARSTTLALRWLVQYSRARREKTMTERLMNELLDASNGLGASVKRREDTHKMAESNKAFAHYRW
- a CDS encoding DNA-directed RNA polymerase subunit beta', with the protein product MLDVNFFDELRIGLATADDIRQWSHGEVKKPETINYRTLKPEKDGLFCEKIFGPTRDWECYCGKYKRVRFKGIICERCGVEVTRAKVRRERMGHIELAAPVTHIWYFKGVPSRLGYLLDLAPKDLEKVIYFAAYMITFVDTDMRARDLPSLEAKISVERQHIEQRRDADIEARQKKLETDLAELETSGAKGDVRRKVREGADREMRQLRDRAQRELDRLEEVWNRFKNLKVQDLEGDELLYREMRDRFGRYFRGGMGAQAIQERLSNFDLAAEAESLRETIRSGKGQKKARALKRLKVVSAFLTTRNSPNGMVLDCIPVIPPDLRPMVQLDGGRFATSDLNDLYRRVINRNNRLKRLLDLGAPEIIVNNEKRMLQEAVDALFDNGRRGRPVTGPGNRPLKSLSDMLKGKQGRFRQNLLGKRVDYSGRSVIVVGPQLKLHQCGLPKQMALELFKPFVMKRLVDLNHAQNIKSAKRMVERARPVVWDVLEEVITEHPVLLNRAPTLHRLGIQAFEPQLVEGKAIQIHPLVCTAFNADFDGDQMAVHLPLSAEAQAEARILMLSTNNILKPADGKPVTMPTQDMIIGLYWLTTQRDDAKGEGRVFGSVAEALMAFDRHELDIQAKIQVRMKDVPPPRGWAAPEGWEAGETYRLESTLGRCLFNQTLPDNYPFVNEQIGKKQLSAIVNELAEKYPKVEVAAALDALKDAGFHWATRSGVTISIDDVVAPPNKAAIMDRYEQRADKVQREYERGLITDEERRQELIEIWTHATADVESDMVDAFPATNSVWMMVNSGARGNKMQVRQIAGIRGLVSNTKGETIPRPIKSSFREGLSVLEYFISTHGQRKGLADTALRTADSGYLTRRLVDVAQDVIVREIDCGTDRSVPLHVGERDSAGALVKADNAESNVHGRILAEDVEVDGKIVASAGVDINDQTVTALVEAGVETVRTRSALVCEAKIGVCATCYGRSLATGKLVDVGEAVGIIAAQSIGEPGTQLTMRTFHTGGVAGADITHGLPRVQELFEARVPKGVAPISEADGRVRIDETDKTRKIVITPDDGSDEIAYPVSMRSRLLISEGQRVKVGQQLVAGAVNPNEVLRILGPRAVQLHLVAEVQEVYRSQGVSIHDKHIEIIVRQMLKRVNVLESGDTDLLPGELVERPRFEMVNREVVAEGGTPASGRPVLMGITKASLATESWLSAASFQETTRVLTDAAIHAKSDSLLGLKENVIIGKLIPAGTGMSQYRNIRVEPTEEAKAAMYTVGGYDGSATDYTFGTGSGEAVPLEEYDFGQYNR